Proteins encoded together in one Mycobacterium simiae window:
- a CDS encoding acyl-CoA dehydrogenase family protein yields the protein MDFSRVALSLEEQEFFDQTRAFIAEHVTDEVRRRDRETGENFSEPVHLALGEAGYLTSDFLLESEGGFDPVRRRIFHLEIGRAHTPWYHWGTTAVVARLVKQFGAPELVDAVLPGVLAGEIRLCLGYTEPEGGSDVATCKTRAVRDGDGWVINGSKMFTSNAQNAQYVFLLTNTDPQGRKHKNLTMFLVPLDAPGIEIQAIRTLDGDRTNIVYYSDVRVDDCYRIGDVNGGWSVMRFALDAEHGIVEPQTHGLQNISMMSEHGQLMAEAADGVAAALSVPDHDGRRPIDDGSTKYRLGRSLARIEAALSTPGVYGRVALIQTMREASLELMDMLGPTSVLPTGTTGSADNGTIEFIFRHGVPAGIYGGTMEVFRNMIAQHELKLGRPSYGG from the coding sequence ATGGACTTCTCCCGCGTCGCGCTCTCGCTCGAAGAACAGGAGTTCTTCGACCAGACCCGGGCGTTCATCGCCGAACACGTCACCGACGAGGTGCGTCGGCGGGACCGCGAGACGGGTGAGAACTTCAGCGAGCCAGTACATTTGGCGCTCGGCGAGGCCGGCTATCTGACCTCGGATTTCCTGCTGGAGTCCGAAGGCGGATTCGATCCGGTGCGCCGGCGAATCTTTCACCTCGAGATCGGCAGGGCCCACACCCCCTGGTACCACTGGGGCACCACCGCCGTCGTTGCGCGGCTGGTCAAGCAGTTCGGGGCACCCGAGCTCGTCGACGCGGTGCTGCCGGGGGTGCTAGCCGGCGAGATCCGGCTGTGCCTGGGCTACACCGAGCCGGAGGGCGGCTCCGACGTCGCGACGTGCAAGACCCGGGCTGTCCGGGACGGTGACGGCTGGGTTATCAACGGCTCCAAGATGTTCACCTCCAACGCGCAGAACGCCCAGTATGTCTTCCTGCTCACCAACACCGACCCGCAGGGACGCAAGCACAAAAACCTGACCATGTTCCTGGTGCCGCTGGATGCGCCCGGTATCGAGATCCAGGCCATCCGCACGCTCGACGGCGACCGCACCAACATCGTCTACTACAGCGACGTGCGGGTGGACGACTGCTACCGGATCGGCGACGTCAACGGCGGCTGGTCGGTGATGCGGTTCGCCCTTGACGCCGAGCACGGTATTGTCGAACCGCAAACGCATGGGCTGCAGAACATTTCGATGATGTCCGAGCACGGCCAGCTGATGGCCGAGGCGGCCGACGGGGTCGCCGCGGCGCTGTCGGTACCCGACCACGACGGGCGACGCCCGATCGACGACGGGTCGACGAAGTACCGGCTGGGGCGCAGCCTGGCCCGCATCGAGGCGGCCCTGTCGACGCCCGGCGTGTACGGCCGGGTGGCGCTGATCCAGACGATGCGCGAGGCGTCCCTGGAATTGATGGATATGCTAGGCCCGACGTCGGTATTGCCTACCGGCACAACGGGTTCGGCCGATAATGGCACCATCGAGTTCATCTTCCGGCACGGCGTGCCTGCCGGGATCTACGGCGGCACCATGGAGGTGTTCCGCAACATGATCGCCCAGCACGAGCTGAAGCTCGGCCGCCCTAGTTACGGGGGCTAG
- a CDS encoding LLM class F420-dependent oxidoreductase yields the protein MHFTVTHPMHSHPYNRELVSADGIAKMAAAVEAAGIHGFGFTDHPAPSQRWLAAGGHDALDPFVALGFAAAATSTLRLIPNIVVLPYRNPFVVAKSAATLDLLSGGRFTLAVGVGYLKREFAALGVSYDERAELFEEALQVIRAIWTGDDISYQGKHFSARGITAHPRPLSTPHPPIWIGGNTSAARQRVAQYGDGWCPFPAAPQLAQTAGTAVIDSVDKLADGVDDLRRRCDAAGRDWSAIDVTFTNFEGGSPTEDGFNADAYLDGLDRLAKLGVSWVSVHLPGDSMAHALETLDRFRTLVIDVV from the coding sequence ATGCACTTCACCGTCACCCACCCGATGCACAGCCACCCGTACAACCGGGAGCTGGTGAGCGCGGACGGCATCGCCAAGATGGCCGCGGCGGTCGAGGCGGCCGGCATTCACGGCTTCGGTTTCACCGACCACCCGGCTCCCTCGCAACGCTGGTTGGCGGCCGGCGGCCATGACGCGTTAGATCCTTTCGTCGCTTTGGGTTTCGCGGCGGCAGCCACCTCGACGCTGCGGCTGATCCCCAACATCGTCGTGCTGCCCTACCGCAACCCGTTCGTGGTCGCCAAATCCGCTGCCACCCTCGACCTGCTCTCCGGCGGTCGATTCACCCTCGCGGTGGGCGTGGGCTATCTCAAACGCGAGTTCGCGGCGCTGGGGGTGAGCTACGACGAGCGTGCCGAGCTCTTCGAGGAAGCCCTGCAAGTGATCCGGGCCATCTGGACCGGCGACGACATCTCTTATCAGGGAAAGCATTTCAGCGCCCGAGGCATCACCGCGCACCCCAGGCCGCTCAGCACCCCCCATCCGCCGATCTGGATCGGCGGCAACACCAGCGCCGCACGCCAGCGGGTGGCGCAGTACGGCGACGGCTGGTGTCCGTTCCCCGCCGCACCGCAACTGGCCCAGACCGCCGGCACCGCCGTCATCGACTCGGTGGACAAACTCGCCGACGGCGTCGACGATCTGCGGCGCCGCTGCGATGCGGCGGGCCGGGACTGGTCGGCAATCGACGTCACCTTCACCAACTTCGAGGGCGGCAGCCCGACCGAGGACGGGTTCAACGCCGACGCCTATCTCGACGGCCTGGACCGGTTGGCGAAACTCGGGGTCAGCTGGGTCAGCGTCCATCTGCCCGGCGACAGCATGGCCCACGCGCTGGAGACCCTGGACCGCTTCCGCACCCTGGTGATCGACGTGGTCTGA